GCGGGGCTGCTCACGGTTCCGCGGTTCCTGCCCGCGTCCGGCCCGATCGCGATGCGGTCGAAGGCAATGATGACCGTCGCGGTCAGGGTGATGGGCAACCTCGTCACCGACGCCGACGCCGATCTGACGGCGCGGATGTGGCGAGCGTCGGGAGCCGCATCCCGAAGGATCGACTCCCGTCCGCTGTTCGGCTGATTACCTGTGCAGGTCAGCGCGTCGCGTGATGTAGCGCCACGACACCGCCGGTGAGGTTGCGCCACTTGACGTTCTTCCAGCCGGCGGCCTGGATCTTGCGTGCCAGCTCTTCCTGCGTCGGCCAGGCTCGAATGGATTCGGCGAGGTAGACGTACGCGTCTGGATTGCTGCTGACGGCGCGCGCCACCTGCGGGAGCGCCTTCATGAGGTACTCCATGTAGACGGTGCGGAACGGCCCGAAGACCGGCGTCGAGAACTCACTGACGACCAGGCGTCCACCTGGCTTGGTCACGCGGGCGATCTCTCGCAGGCCCGCCTCGAAGTCGGAGACGTTGCGCAAGCCGAAGGAGATGGTCGCGGCGTCGAATACGTCGTCGGCGTACGGAAGATTCATGGCGTCGCCTGCCACCATCGGGACGTTGCGTGAGCGACCTGCCTGCAGCATTCCCTTGGAGAAGTCGGTGGCGACGCACCACGCGCCGGAGCGTCCCAGTTCGACGGTGGAGACTCCGGTGCCTGCGGCGAGGTCGAGAACCTTCTCGCCCGGCTTGAGGTCGAGGGCCTCACGTGTTGCCTTGCGCCATCCTTTGTCCTGGCCGAAGGACAGCACGGTGTTTGTCAGGTCGTATCGTTCGGCGACGTCGTCGAACATCGACGCGACCTCGCGCGGTTGTTTGTCGAGGGTTGCCCGGGTTCCGTGTGTAGTCGCCACACGTCAAACGCTACCAACACTCGCGAGGTGGCCTGGTTCAGGCCGCTTGGGCACCGGCGCGCCGGCCCAGGCCTTGCACGTCCTCGTAGTGGCCGAGCAACTCGTCGCAGATGGCCGGCCACGTCCGGTGCAGCACAGAGCGTCGCGCTGCGGATCCGAACTGAACTCGCAGATCACGCTGACGGAGGGCGTCGATCGCGCTGGGTAGGAGTTCACCGAATCTGTCCACCGGCAAGAGGTAGCCGTTGCGGCAATGCGAGACGAGATCCCGGGGTCCGCCTGCGTCCGGCCCGACAACGGGCACGCCGCTGGCCAGAGCTTCCTGGACTGCTTGGCAGAACGTCTCGTGTTCGCCCGGGTGAACGAACACGTCCAGGCTGGCGTACGCGTCGGCAAGATCGGTTCCGCCGAGCGCTCCGGTGAAGATCGCGTCGGGCAACAGTGTGCGCAAGCGCTCTCGGTCTGGTCCGTCGCCGACGATCACGAGTTGCAGACTGCGATCGGTGGCCAACGCGGCCAGTCGTTCGACGTGCTTCTCCGGCGCGAGCCGTCCGACAAATCCGACGACCAGGCGATCGGTGTCCCCGATCCAGGTTCTGCGCAACGCGGAGCTACGACGCGACGGTGCGAATCTTGCTGCGTCGACGCCCCTGGCCCACTTGTGGACCCGCGGAACTCCATGATGTTCGAGGGCGTCGACGGCAGAGGTGGATGGCGCGAGGGTTCTGGTGCAGCTCTTGTGAATTCGCCGGGTCCACGCCCACGCTGCCCGGCTGGTGAGGCCGAGTCCGTAGCTTTCGGCGAAGCCCGCGACATCGGTTTGATAGACGGCGACGGTAGGAACGTGCAGTCGTTTGGCGATGCCTACTCCCCCGGCGCCGAGGAGGAAGGGTGACGCGAGGTGCATGACGTCGGGTGCAAAGGCGCGGACGGCAGCCGTCAATCGTGGCTGTGGCAGTCCGACTGGTAGCGAGCTGACTTTCGGAACCATGACGGCAGGCACTCGGAGTACCGCGACGCCTTCGTGTCGGGTGGGGGCGTGCCCACTGCCTACGACGTCCGGCGCAATGACCATCGCGTCGTGGCCGGTTCGATCGAGGTGTTCGAGCACGCGTAGTACCGAGTTGGTGACGCCGTTCATGTTGGGCAGGAATGACTCCGCAACGATGGCTACTCTCACACCGATCACGGTGACAGTGCGAAGGAAAGTCCGTGCCGTGTTCGTGTGAAGCGCAGGCTAATTCGAGGTGACGGGCTCCGGTGTGCGTGTCAGGGCCTCACGTTTGCGCAGGTACCAGACGGCGGGGCCGGCCAGGAGCCAGGTCACGACGATGACGGATCCGGCTGGGATCAGCGCAACACTCGCGCTGCGGCCGGCCACGCGAACCAGATCGGGGTCACTCTTCGAGTACTCGACCTCGATACGTTGTCCCACAGTCAGATTGGTGGGATACAGGACACCGAGCTCGGGGTTGTGGTTTGCGCCGTCCGGGGTGACAAAGCTGATCGCGGACCGTAGCGAACCGGCCGAGAGGACTTCAGCGGTTGCCGTGCCCATGTCGGCTTCGATGGTCCGGTCGTTGCGCCACGCACCGAGAACGAGGATGACCGCGAGAACCGAGACGCCGATCGCGACCACGAGGATTCCGATGCGGAAACGACGCAGAACTACTTCGCTCACAGTTGTGCTCGCACAGATGCGTGCAGTTCGCGCAAACCGCTGCGGTCGGTGGGAACTTCCAGAACCCGGATGCCTGCTGCGGGTTGCGCCAGCGCTTCCGTGAGCTTGTCGACGCTCACGGCGGTGTGGGGAACGCGGTACGCGGCGCACAGTGCTGCCAGGTCCATGCCGTGCGGCGTGCCGAAAACGCGCTCGAACACTCCGGCGTACTGCGGATCGCCCTGCTCGAGCAGTTCGAATATTCCGCCGCCGTCGTCGTTGGCGACGATGATCGTGAGGTCACGGGGCCGCGGTTCCCCGGTCCCGATCAGGAGACCGGAGGCGTCGTGCAAGAAGGTGAGGTCGCCCATCAGGGCGATGGTTCGGCCATCGTCGTAGGCCAGTGCGGCGCCGACTGCGGCCGAGACCGTGCCGTCGATGCCGGCGACACCGCGGTTGGACAGGACCCGCACGGACGGCTTCGGGTAGCTCACCAGCGCCGCGTCGCGCACCGGGTTGGAGGCTCCGAGCAGCAGTTGGTCGCCATCGCCCAGAGAACTCATCACAGCGGCGGCTACGTGCAGGCCGGTGGCCTTGGGGTGGGCAGCCAATTGCTTGGCTACGGCCGCGTCGGCGTGCTCGGTCAACGACAGGCACCGCGCGATCCAGGCCGGATCCGGTGTTCCGCTCACCACGGCCCTGGTTCCGGTGGCAAGGACGTTGCCGGACACGTCGGGCCAGCGCGGCCCGGTTGTCAGGGCGTAGACGTCGACGCTCGGGTCGGCCAGCACTTTGGACACCTGACGATGCAGGGTGGGACGGCCGGTGATGACTACTTGCCGGGGCTTGAGTTGTGCCAAAGCCAGCGGATGCAGGGGAATTCCGTGCAGCGGCGCCGTGGGTTCGGCGACGGTCGGCAGTCCCGCGAGTTCCGGTCGCAGCGCACTGCCGTGGCCGGAGACGACGACGGTGTCGACGCTCAGATCCAGGTCGAGGGGGACGTCGAGCGTCGCGTTCTGCGTCGTGGTCCAGGCTGCGCCGCCGGGGCGGCCTTCCGGAACCGGCCCCTGCATGTGCACGTCGGGAACCAGCGGTTCACGCAACGGCATGTCGAAGTGCACCGGCCCGGCGTTGCCTGACCGGGTGCCGCGGGCGGCGGCGAGCACGCGGCACACTGCGGAACGCCATTGGCTGTTCTGCGTCGCATCGTCTTCGGCCAGTCCCAGGCTGATGGTGGCGCGTACCTGGCTGCCGAACAATCCGAGCTGCTCGACGGTCTGGTTGGCGCCGGTTCCGAGCATTTCGTACGGCCGGTTGGCGCTCAGGACAACGAGGGGCACGCGTGCGTAGTTCGCTTCGAGCACTGCCGGCCCGAGGTTCGCGACGGCGGTTCCGGACGTCATGACGATGGGCACTGGTCGCTGACCGGCGATTGCCAGTCCGAGTGCGAGGAAACCTGCTGTCCGCTCGTCGATCCGCATGTGCAGGCGCAGGCGCCCCTCGACGTCTGCGGCTTGGAGGGCAAATGCGAGCGGTGCGCTGCGTGAGCCTGGGCAGAGCACGACTTCACGCACGCCACCACGAACCAGTTCGTCGACGACGGCTGTGGCTTGTGCTGTGGACGGATTCACGCCTTCAAGAGTGTCAGATGTTCGGGCCGGGCCGTGCCGAGGGGCGAGTCTGCGGCACCATGTGTGAGTGCGCACACTCTTCGATCCTTCGGACACCTCGCCTCGCCGGTTCTATCAGTTGCTCACGGCGACGGTGGTTCCGCGGCCGATCGCCTGGGTGTCGACGCTCTCGGCCGACGGCGTCGGCAATCTGGCGCCGCACAGCTTCTTCACCGTGGCAAGTGCGGCTCCGCCGGTGGTGCAGTTCACTTCGGTGGGCCGTAAGGACAGTTTGCGCAACATCGAGGCGACGGGTGAGTTCGTGATCAACGTGGCTACGGCGTCGTTGTTCGACATGGTCAACGACAGTTCGGCCCCCTACTCTCCGGACGCCGACGAGTTTCTCGAGTTGGGCATTCGCAGTGAGCCGAGTGAACGGGTGCGCCCGCTTCGGGTCGCGGAGTCGCCGGTTGCGATCGAGTGCACGCTGCGCCAGGTCATCGAGGTCGGAGATTCGTTTGTGGTGATGGGCGATGTGGTTGCCGTCGCAGTGCGCCCGGACGCGTTGGCCGACGACGGTTTGCCGGAGTTCGCGGCGTTGGCGCCGCTGAGCCGGTTGGGCCGCTCGGAGTGGGGCCTGCCGCCGGAGGTTGTCGTCAAAGAGCGGCCCAGCACACCGAGACAGTAAGTTAGGATTGCCTGACCTACTGTCGTCGATCGAGGGTTCCGTCATGGCCAAGCGCTCCAAGTTCGTGAAACCGGTGTCACGCAGCATCACCTCTGCCGAGGTCGTGGCGAACAAGAGGATCAGTCCCACCTTCATCCGCATCACGATTGCCGGCGACGAACTCGGCACCATCACTCCGATGGGCGCCGATCACTGGTTCCGCCTCTTCATCCCACAAGCCGGTCAGAGTGAGCTACGACTGCCGTCCGCGGCAAACAACCTCTGGTACGCGCAGTACCTGATGATGTCCAAGGACACCCGTCCCGTGGTGCGCAATTACACGATCCGTGAGTTCCGGCCGGCCGGATCCGGGGTCTTCGGCGACACAGCGGAAATCGACATCGATTTCGCCTTTCACGGCGACATCGGCCCGGCATCCGCTTGGGCGGACACCGCGTCCAGCGGTGACAAGGTGGCGATTCTCGACGAAGGCTGCATTTACAACCCGACCGCCGATTGCACCTGGCAGCTGTTGGTCGGAGACGAAAGTGCCCTGCCCGCGATCGCCGGAATTCTCGACACCGCCGACGCCGACCTGCGTGCCGAAGTGTTTCTCGAGATACCGAACGTCGAGGACAAGCAGGAAATCCCTGACCTCGCGAACGTCAACGTTCACTGGCTCGTTCGCGGCGACGAGCACGCCAAGCCGGGAACACCTGCCCTCGCGGCCGTTCGCGCGGCCGAATTGCCCGAAGGCGCGTCGTACACGTTTGTCGCCGGTGAACAGGCCCTCACCACCGGGCTTCGACGCCACCTCGTGAACGACCGCAAGTTCCCGAAAACCGACATCACGTTCACCGGCTTCTGGCGCGACGGCCACGCCGCGAATTGATCTTGACTCCACAGAAACGACAAGCGGCCCGGGAGTGTTCACTCCCGGGCCGCTCTCTGTCCTGCTTATGCAGCGTGCTTCTGGATCAGATCTCCCAGACGCGGCAGTGCAGCCGTGACGTGCTTCTGCGCCGAACCACGCAGCTTCGAGTACATCGACTTGACGACGGCCTTGTCGCTGCCTTCGATGCGCTCGTCCGTCACCTGGAGCAGTGAGTTGGCAACGGCGTCGCCGCGAGCCGTGATGAACTCCGAGAAGCTTCCGCCGCCCGAGGCGGAGAATTCCTGCCAGTACGGCTCGAGCTTTGCCACGAAATCGGGCAGCAGTGCGGTGACCGCGTCCGGCACGATGGACGGGCTCACCTTCTTGACTGCGCCGTAGCCGCCCTTGAGAGCTAGCCCTGAGGCCCCCGACTTATCCGAAACCTCTGCGTCGATCAAGGTCTGCACGTCCGCGACGACCGCGGGAAGCCGTGAATCCTCGAGCAGGGTTTCGTTCAGAGCTGCAACCACTTTCGATCCCTTCATTGTTCACTGATGTTCATCAGGTCGGGCCCGAGACTATACGAAATTCAGCGCGCCTCGTTGATCGAGTAGCTGATGACAGCGCCGGACGCGGCCCAGCCACCACGCAGTGCGTTCGGGCGTGGCCGCCAACTGCGTGAGGATCGACGGATCAGGCTCGACCTCACCTACGGACAAAGCACCCGAGATTGCCGGATCGACAACTGCGACGTCGCGGACGAACAGCCCACCGGTGCCCAATCCGCACGCAAACGGCAACTCCGGCAATGCTGCTGCGGCCGCGAGCCCCGACGCCATCCCGACCGCCGTATCGAGTGCGCTGGACACCACCACCGGCACGCCGTACTCGGCCAGTTGGGTACTCAACGTGACCACCGCTCGCATACCGCCCAGCGGGGGCACCTTGACTATCGCGACGTCGGCTCCCCCCGCCCGCACCACCCGCAGCGGGTCTTCCGCGCGCCTGATGCTCTCGTCCGCAGCAATCCGCACACCCGTTCCGGCTGCGCGCACCCGCACCAGTTCTTCGACGCTTGCGCACGGCTGCTCCGCGTACTCGAGTTCACCGTCCTCGGTGAGCGCCCGCAGCGCTGCAACGGCCTCGTCGACGCTCCACCCACCGTTCGCGTCGACCCGCACGTTGGGGATGTGTCGACGAACCTCGTTTACCCGGGCAATGTCATCCGCCAACGACTGTCCCTTTTCGGCAACCTTGATCTTGGCTGTTCGCGATCCGGGGAAACGCTTCAACATTTCCGGTACCGCCGACGCGTCGATCGCGGGAACCGTGGCGTTGACCGGCACAGTGGTCCGAAGTGCAGGTGGGGGGCCGAGCCACGCCGCCTCGATCCCGGCGCGCAGCCAGTGCGCAGCTTCCTCGTCGTCGTACTCGACAAACGGAGCGAACTCACCCCACCCTGCCGGGCCGCGGAGAAGCAGAGCCTCACGCGTCGTGATTCCGCGGAAACGCACCCGCATGGGCAGGCTCACCACAACCGCGTCGGCGATCAGCTCGTCGAACGACGGCAAGTCGAAGGTGCAAGTCATGTTCAGGGCTGCCCGGGCAGGAGCTCGATCATGAGTGCGTCACCG
The nucleotide sequence above comes from Rhodococcus sp. KBS0724. Encoded proteins:
- a CDS encoding DUF6918 family protein yields the protein MVAALNETLLEDSRLPAVVADVQTLIDAEVSDKSGASGLALKGGYGAVKKVSPSIVPDAVTALLPDFVAKLEPYWQEFSASGGGSFSEFITARGDAVANSLLQVTDERIEGSDKAVVKSMYSKLRGSAQKHVTAALPRLGDLIQKHAA
- a CDS encoding DUF3592 domain-containing protein is translated as MSEVVLRRFRIGILVVAIGVSVLAVILVLGAWRNDRTIEADMGTATAEVLSAGSLRSAISFVTPDGANHNPELGVLYPTNLTVGQRIEVEYSKSDPDLVRVAGRSASVALIPAGSVIVVTWLLAGPAVWYLRKREALTRTPEPVTSN
- the menD gene encoding 2-succinyl-5-enolpyruvyl-6-hydroxy-3-cyclohexene-1-carboxylic-acid synthase, translated to MNPSTAQATAVVDELVRGGVREVVLCPGSRSAPLAFALQAADVEGRLRLHMRIDERTAGFLALGLAIAGQRPVPIVMTSGTAVANLGPAVLEANYARVPLVVLSANRPYEMLGTGANQTVEQLGLFGSQVRATISLGLAEDDATQNSQWRSAVCRVLAAARGTRSGNAGPVHFDMPLREPLVPDVHMQGPVPEGRPGGAAWTTTQNATLDVPLDLDLSVDTVVVSGHGSALRPELAGLPTVAEPTAPLHGIPLHPLALAQLKPRQVVITGRPTLHRQVSKVLADPSVDVYALTTGPRWPDVSGNVLATGTRAVVSGTPDPAWIARCLSLTEHADAAVAKQLAAHPKATGLHVAAAVMSSLGDGDQLLLGASNPVRDAALVSYPKPSVRVLSNRGVAGIDGTVSAAVGAALAYDDGRTIALMGDLTFLHDASGLLIGTGEPRPRDLTIIVANDDGGGIFELLEQGDPQYAGVFERVFGTPHGMDLAALCAAYRVPHTAVSVDKLTEALAQPAAGIRVLEVPTDRSGLRELHASVRAQL
- a CDS encoding demethylmenaquinone methyltransferase, which gives rise to MATTHGTRATLDKQPREVASMFDDVAERYDLTNTVLSFGQDKGWRKATREALDLKPGEKVLDLAAGTGVSTVELGRSGAWCVATDFSKGMLQAGRSRNVPMVAGDAMNLPYADDVFDAATISFGLRNVSDFEAGLREIARVTKPGGRLVVSEFSTPVFGPFRTVYMEYLMKALPQVARAVSSNPDAYVYLAESIRAWPTQEELARKIQAAGWKNVKWRNLTGGVVALHHATR
- a CDS encoding glycosyltransferase family 1 protein, which gives rise to MRVAIVAESFLPNMNGVTNSVLRVLEHLDRTGHDAMVIAPDVVGSGHAPTRHEGVAVLRVPAVMVPKVSSLPVGLPQPRLTAAVRAFAPDVMHLASPFLLGAGGVGIAKRLHVPTVAVYQTDVAGFAESYGLGLTSRAAWAWTRRIHKSCTRTLAPSTSAVDALEHHGVPRVHKWARGVDAARFAPSRRSSALRRTWIGDTDRLVVGFVGRLAPEKHVERLAALATDRSLQLVIVGDGPDRERLRTLLPDAIFTGALGGTDLADAYASLDVFVHPGEHETFCQAVQEALASGVPVVGPDAGGPRDLVSHCRNGYLLPVDRFGELLPSAIDALRQRDLRVQFGSAARRSVLHRTWPAICDELLGHYEDVQGLGRRAGAQAA
- a CDS encoding flavin reductase family protein; this encodes MRTLFDPSDTSPRRFYQLLTATVVPRPIAWVSTLSADGVGNLAPHSFFTVASAAPPVVQFTSVGRKDSLRNIEATGEFVINVATASLFDMVNDSSAPYSPDADEFLELGIRSEPSERVRPLRVAESPVAIECTLRQVIEVGDSFVVMGDVVAVAVRPDALADDGLPEFAALAPLSRLGRSEWGLPPEVVVKERPSTPRQ
- a CDS encoding siderophore-interacting protein; this encodes MAKRSKFVKPVSRSITSAEVVANKRISPTFIRITIAGDELGTITPMGADHWFRLFIPQAGQSELRLPSAANNLWYAQYLMMSKDTRPVVRNYTIREFRPAGSGVFGDTAEIDIDFAFHGDIGPASAWADTASSGDKVAILDEGCIYNPTADCTWQLLVGDESALPAIAGILDTADADLRAEVFLEIPNVEDKQEIPDLANVNVHWLVRGDEHAKPGTPALAAVRAAELPEGASYTFVAGEQALTTGLRRHLVNDRKFPKTDITFTGFWRDGHAAN
- a CDS encoding o-succinylbenzoate synthase; the protein is MTCTFDLPSFDELIADAVVVSLPMRVRFRGITTREALLLRGPAGWGEFAPFVEYDDEEAAHWLRAGIEAAWLGPPPALRTTVPVNATVPAIDASAVPEMLKRFPGSRTAKIKVAEKGQSLADDIARVNEVRRHIPNVRVDANGGWSVDEAVAALRALTEDGELEYAEQPCASVEELVRVRAAGTGVRIAADESIRRAEDPLRVVRAGGADVAIVKVPPLGGMRAVVTLSTQLAEYGVPVVVSSALDTAVGMASGLAAAAALPELPFACGLGTGGLFVRDVAVVDPAISGALSVGEVEPDPSILTQLAATPERTAWWLGRVRRCHQLLDQRGALNFV